One window of the Carnobacterium maltaromaticum DSM 20342 genome contains the following:
- the ftsH gene encoding ATP-dependent zinc metalloprotease FtsH, which translates to MKKNGLFKNGIFYAIVFLGIIGIVSWAGNGASSGQSSEISASKFVKQLKEDEVKEFSIQPSGGVYKITGEYRKAQKVEGSTGGTGFSLFGSNKEAESKNFTTAVLSNDSTINQINEIAQENKVTMTPLEEATMGFWLSLLISFAPILILVLLFYLMMGQSQGGQGGGGRGVMNFGKSKAKESDNKANKVRFSDVAGAEEEKQELVEVVEFLKDPRRFIALGARIPAGVLLEGPPGTGKTLLAKAVAGEAGVPFYSISGSDFVEMFVGVGASRVRDLFETAKKNAPAIIFIDEIDAVGRQRGAGMGGGHDEREQTLNQLLVEMDGFSGNEGVIIIAATNRSDVLDPALLRPGRFDRQILVGRPDVRGREAILKVHAKNKPLADDVDLKVVAQQTPGFAGADLENVLNEAALVAARRNKKKIDALDVDEAQDRVIAGPAKKDRVISKREREMVAYHEAGHTIVGMVLNDARVVHKVTIVPRGKAGGYAIMLPKEDRFLMTKTEMFEQIVGLLGGRTAEEMIFDVQSTGASNDFEQATGLARSMVTEYGMSDALGPVQYEGNHQVFVGRDYGQTKAYSEQVAYEIDQEVRKILTDAHKEARRILEEHRAEHKLIAEKLLELETLDEKTIKSLFETGEMPRGKEAKEEYPREDGASFEEAKKALEAKEAEKMKEEKAELEARKKAEEEATVEEEKGAEEASKEIKLEKKEEDSHE; encoded by the coding sequence ATGAAGAAGAACGGACTCTTTAAAAACGGCATCTTCTATGCAATTGTTTTCTTAGGGATTATTGGGATCGTGTCATGGGCAGGAAATGGCGCGTCAAGCGGACAAAGCAGTGAGATCTCAGCAAGTAAATTCGTAAAACAATTAAAAGAAGATGAAGTTAAAGAATTTAGCATTCAACCAAGTGGTGGGGTATATAAAATCACTGGGGAATATCGTAAAGCACAAAAAGTAGAAGGTAGTACAGGTGGAACAGGATTTAGTTTATTTGGCTCAAATAAAGAGGCAGAATCTAAAAACTTTACAACAGCTGTCTTATCAAATGATTCAACTATCAATCAAATTAATGAAATTGCACAAGAAAATAAAGTGACAATGACTCCTCTTGAGGAAGCAACAATGGGATTCTGGTTAAGTTTATTAATTTCATTTGCTCCAATTCTAATTTTGGTTTTATTATTCTATCTAATGATGGGACAAAGCCAAGGTGGACAAGGTGGCGGCGGACGTGGTGTGATGAACTTTGGTAAATCAAAAGCCAAAGAATCAGACAATAAAGCCAATAAGGTCCGTTTTTCTGATGTAGCCGGTGCTGAAGAAGAAAAACAAGAATTAGTTGAAGTTGTAGAATTCTTAAAAGATCCAAGACGTTTTATCGCTTTAGGTGCTAGAATTCCAGCAGGTGTTCTATTAGAAGGACCTCCTGGTACTGGTAAAACATTATTAGCTAAAGCTGTAGCTGGTGAAGCTGGCGTACCGTTCTATTCTATTTCCGGTTCTGATTTTGTGGAAATGTTTGTCGGTGTTGGTGCAAGCCGTGTACGTGATTTATTTGAAACAGCGAAGAAAAATGCTCCTGCGATTATCTTTATCGATGAAATCGATGCAGTTGGTCGTCAACGTGGTGCTGGAATGGGTGGCGGACACGACGAACGTGAACAAACCTTGAACCAGTTACTTGTTGAAATGGATGGATTTAGTGGAAACGAAGGCGTAATTATTATTGCTGCGACTAACCGTTCTGACGTTTTAGATCCAGCATTACTTCGTCCAGGTCGTTTTGACCGCCAAATCTTAGTTGGTCGTCCAGATGTTAGAGGACGTGAAGCAATTCTTAAAGTTCATGCTAAAAATAAACCATTAGCTGACGATGTTGATTTAAAAGTTGTAGCACAACAAACACCAGGATTTGCTGGTGCTGATTTAGAGAATGTCTTAAACGAAGCAGCTTTAGTTGCTGCTCGTCGAAATAAAAAGAAAATTGATGCATTAGATGTTGATGAAGCGCAAGATCGTGTGATTGCAGGACCTGCTAAGAAAGATCGTGTAATCAGCAAACGTGAACGTGAAATGGTTGCATACCATGAAGCAGGACATACGATTGTTGGAATGGTCTTAAATGATGCACGTGTTGTTCACAAAGTAACGATTGTACCTCGTGGTAAAGCTGGTGGATATGCCATCATGCTTCCTAAAGAAGATCGCTTCTTAATGACAAAAACTGAAATGTTTGAACAAATTGTTGGACTTTTAGGTGGACGTACAGCTGAGGAAATGATTTTTGATGTTCAATCAACAGGAGCAAGTAATGACTTTGAACAAGCGACTGGTTTAGCTCGTAGTATGGTAACTGAATATGGAATGAGCGATGCATTAGGACCTGTTCAATATGAAGGAAATCACCAAGTCTTTGTTGGTCGTGACTACGGTCAAACAAAAGCTTATTCAGAACAAGTTGCTTACGAAATTGATCAAGAAGTTCGCAAGATTTTAACTGATGCACATAAAGAAGCTCGTCGTATCTTAGAAGAGCACAGAGCTGAGCATAAATTAATTGCTGAAAAACTTCTTGAATTAGAAACATTAGATGAGAAGACAATCAAGAGTCTATTTGAAACTGGCGAAATGCCTCGTGGAAAAGAAGCAAAAGAAGAATATCCACGTGAAGATGGCGCAAGTTTTGAAGAAGCTAAAAAAGCCTTAGAAGCTAAAGAAGCGGAAAAAATGAAAGAAGAAAAAGCAGAATTGGAAGCTCGTAAAAAAGCTGAAGAAGAAGCTACCGTTGAAGAGGAAAAAGGCGCTGAAGAAGCAAGTAAAGAAATTAAATTAGAAAAAAAGGAAGAAGATAGCCACGAATAA
- the hpt gene encoding hypoxanthine phosphoribosyltransferase, translating into MMQNDIERVLFSREDLAEKTVELGKILTEEYEGKNPLVIGVLKGATFFMSDLVKEIDTYLEMDFMDVSSYGNEMVSSGEVKIIKDLDTNVAGRDLLIVEDIIDSGRTLAYLVDLFKYRQAKSVKIVTLLDKPEGRAVKMEADYVGYLVPNEFVVGYGLDYAERYRNLPYIGILKPEIYQEK; encoded by the coding sequence ATTATGCAAAATGATATCGAACGCGTTCTGTTTTCAAGAGAAGATTTAGCAGAAAAAACAGTTGAATTAGGAAAAATTTTGACGGAAGAATATGAAGGTAAGAATCCTTTGGTTATTGGTGTTTTAAAAGGTGCAACTTTCTTTATGTCAGATCTTGTCAAAGAAATTGACACATACTTAGAGATGGATTTTATGGATGTTTCTAGCTATGGTAATGAAATGGTTTCCTCTGGTGAAGTGAAAATCATCAAAGATTTAGATACAAACGTTGCTGGACGCGATCTCTTAATCGTGGAAGATATTATTGATAGTGGTCGAACACTAGCTTATTTGGTTGATTTATTCAAATACCGCCAAGCTAAATCAGTGAAAATTGTGACGTTGCTGGATAAACCAGAAGGACGTGCAGTTAAAATGGAAGCTGATTATGTTGGATATTTAGTTCCAAATGAATTTGTAGTAGGCTATGGTTTAGACTATGCAGAAAGATATCGTAATCTACCTTACATCGGCATTTTAAAACCTGAAATTTATCAAGAGAAATAA
- the tilS gene encoding tRNA lysidine(34) synthetase TilS, whose protein sequence is MSVKQTFLKACQKDCYWSPESRILLAVSGGVDSMVLLDLVSHLPPSIKPWFAVVHFNHQLREVSDIEEQFLQSYCLEREIPFYSKRWESVDLPQNGVEAAARSARYTYFQLIMEQVGATHIVTAHHGDDQVETILMRLVRGSHLIGISGIKTKRPFAKGILVRPLLSSTKKELVSYSQQYAVPYYEDESNQNLMYTRNRYRNEIVPLLRKENTNLVEHFMDFSDDLSDIISLVQPLINEVFKQVVKIRSPEYYEVDFPELITHPKEMQRQVVSQLLSQLADQNPFEYKREHINQIVDLANDSKSNSYLTLPEGFICRKGYQLIVISKELNEPKKAIDFTVILEMNQWQNLPNGDRIGLFNSHMLEDSVPGLKIYLDCHSVQLPLTVRHRQDGDRMSIKGLNGGTKKIKDILIDQKIPIEERNSAYLVTDLTKKIIWLVKYKESQLSIGKETDKIQYILVYQNHELY, encoded by the coding sequence GTGAGTGTAAAACAAACCTTTCTAAAGGCTTGTCAAAAGGATTGCTATTGGTCGCCTGAATCACGAATTTTATTAGCTGTCTCAGGTGGAGTTGACTCAATGGTTCTATTAGATTTAGTCAGTCATTTACCACCTTCAATTAAACCATGGTTTGCTGTTGTTCATTTCAACCATCAATTACGAGAAGTTTCTGATATAGAAGAACAATTTTTACAGAGCTATTGTCTTGAACGGGAGATTCCTTTCTATAGTAAACGGTGGGAATCAGTAGATCTTCCTCAAAATGGGGTGGAAGCTGCGGCTCGGTCAGCGCGATATACCTATTTTCAATTAATAATGGAACAAGTTGGAGCGACTCACATAGTCACTGCTCACCATGGTGATGATCAAGTTGAAACGATTTTAATGCGTTTAGTTCGAGGGAGTCATTTAATTGGTATTAGTGGCATTAAAACCAAGCGTCCTTTTGCAAAAGGCATATTGGTTCGACCTTTGTTAAGTTCAACTAAAAAGGAGCTCGTAAGTTATAGCCAGCAGTATGCTGTTCCTTATTACGAAGATGAAAGTAACCAGAATTTAATGTATACACGTAATCGTTATCGAAACGAAATTGTCCCTTTATTAAGAAAGGAAAATACGAATCTTGTTGAACATTTCATGGATTTTTCAGATGACCTAAGCGATATAATAAGTTTAGTTCAACCCTTGATTAATGAAGTTTTTAAGCAAGTGGTAAAAATTAGAAGTCCAGAATACTATGAAGTTGATTTTCCCGAATTAATTACGCATCCTAAAGAAATGCAGCGACAAGTTGTTAGCCAGTTGCTAAGTCAGCTAGCAGACCAGAATCCATTTGAGTATAAAAGAGAGCATATCAATCAAATTGTCGATTTGGCCAATGATTCTAAATCAAATAGTTATTTAACTTTACCAGAAGGATTTATCTGTAGAAAAGGTTATCAGCTCATTGTTATTAGTAAAGAATTAAATGAGCCGAAAAAAGCTATAGATTTCACAGTCATTCTAGAAATGAATCAATGGCAAAATTTACCAAATGGTGATCGAATAGGTTTATTCAACTCTCATATGCTAGAAGATTCTGTGCCCGGTTTGAAAATTTATCTAGACTGTCACTCAGTTCAACTACCATTGACTGTTCGTCACAGGCAAGATGGTGATCGAATGAGTATAAAAGGACTGAATGGCGGTACGAAAAAAATTAAAGATATTTTAATTGATCAAAAAATTCCAATAGAAGAGCGTAATAGCGCCTATTTGGTGACAGATTTGACAAAAAAAATTATTTGGCTTGTAAAATATAAGGAATCTCAATTGTCTATTGGGAAAGAAACTGATAAAATACAATACATACTCGTTTATCAAAATCATGAGTTGTATTGA
- a CDS encoding S1 domain-containing RNA-binding protein: MSIEVGSKISGKVSGITNFGAFIDLGEGKTGLVHISEVSDTFIKDIKDVLKVGDEVLVKVMSIGDDGKIGLSIRRAVDKPASETTPRRESTGGYQGRREGGSGGGRDSNRSGGYQNQRNTRNTRNEPPKKEDFDSLMSSFIKDSDDRLTSLKRNTEGKRGGRGGRRS; encoded by the coding sequence ATGTCAATTGAAGTAGGAAGTAAAATTTCAGGTAAAGTATCAGGTATTACAAATTTTGGTGCGTTTATTGATTTAGGTGAAGGAAAAACAGGATTGGTTCACATTAGTGAAGTATCCGATACCTTCATTAAAGACATTAAAGATGTTTTAAAAGTTGGCGATGAAGTTTTAGTTAAGGTAATGTCAATTGGAGATGATGGAAAGATTGGTCTTTCAATTCGTCGTGCAGTCGATAAACCAGCTTCAGAAACAACACCTCGCCGTGAAAGTACTGGCGGATATCAAGGACGTCGTGAAGGCGGAAGTGGTGGCGGACGCGATAGCAATCGTAGTGGTGGTTACCAAAATCAAAGAAATACACGTAATACTCGTAATGAACCACCTAAAAAAGAGGATTTTGATTCATTAATGAGCTCGTTTATAAAAGATAGTGATGACCGTTTAACTTCATTAAAACGTAATACTGAAGGAAAACGTGGTGGACGCGGCGGACGCCGTAGCTAA
- a CDS encoding FtsB family cell division protein yields MNKKRGAMNVTSLGNEYTQEKNLQSHREKKHKRQTRRRLFAILFVGLLIIGGLGFKIMANQQALAKMKSEEVQVAKELKKANLDQRLLNNQIKQLKDDSYIEKLARAKYDLSKDNEIIFNLSGEATTKSLEESKKKIDADKKAETQESGKENEAPEPNS; encoded by the coding sequence ATGAATAAGAAGCGTGGAGCAATGAATGTCACGAGTTTAGGAAATGAGTATACTCAAGAGAAAAACTTACAGTCACATCGGGAAAAAAAGCATAAACGTCAAACACGTCGTCGCTTATTTGCAATTCTGTTCGTAGGACTCCTAATAATTGGTGGACTGGGATTTAAAATAATGGCAAATCAACAAGCGCTTGCTAAAATGAAATCTGAAGAAGTTCAAGTGGCGAAAGAATTAAAGAAAGCCAATCTTGATCAACGCTTGTTAAATAATCAAATTAAACAATTAAAAGACGATAGCTATATTGAAAAATTAGCTCGAGCTAAGTATGATTTATCTAAAGATAATGAAATTATATTTAATTTATCTGGTGAAGCAACAACGAAATCATTAGAAGAGTCGAAGAAAAAAATTGATGCAGATAAAAAAGCCGAAACACAAGAATCAGGTAAAGAAAATGAAGCTCCAGAGCCAAATAGTTGA
- a CDS encoding RNA-binding S4 domain-containing protein has translation MRLDKFLKVSRIIKRRTIAKEVADKGRIEVNGITAKSSTDVKIGDELSIAFGNKTLVVKIDRIIETTKKDEAAHMYTIISETYKNDPEMKA, from the coding sequence ATGAGACTAGATAAATTTTTGAAAGTATCTCGAATTATTAAACGTCGAACAATTGCTAAAGAAGTTGCAGATAAAGGCCGAATTGAAGTGAATGGAATCACAGCTAAGTCTTCAACAGATGTAAAAATAGGCGATGAATTATCAATTGCTTTTGGAAACAAGACATTGGTTGTTAAGATTGATCGGATTATTGAAACAACTAAAAAAGATGAAGCTGCTCATATGTATACCATCATTAGCGAAACATATAAAAATGATCCTGAAATGAAAGCATAA
- a CDS encoding MazG nucleotide pyrophosphohydrolase domain-containing protein, whose amino-acid sequence MGKILVVGLGPGDLAQLPFGVYQLLKKGLPIYLRTKLHPVVENLKSEGLMFEDFDEVYEANEQFETVYEKIVGDLLKEATISKEDIIYAVPGHPMVAEKSVQLLLENTAGIVVEIKGGQSFLDDFFTAVKVDPVEGFQLLDGLDLDQNAVQMGQHVIVMQIFNEYIASDVKLTLQEIYPDDHQVALVHSAGSEAEQIDWLPLYEMDRMEGVHNLTSLYVPPLALDDRAKSFQTVQTYMDEIGGENGDIWLLEQTHETLIPYLKEETAELISAIENEDIDNIIEELGDVLMQVMYQTNYGERTGYFNLEDVLETLNHKLRRRHPHVFDGVKVETVEELDALWQKIKAEEKRNLT is encoded by the coding sequence ATGGGAAAAATTTTAGTTGTCGGTTTAGGACCAGGAGATTTAGCACAGTTGCCATTTGGTGTATATCAACTCCTTAAAAAAGGGTTGCCTATTTATTTAAGAACGAAATTGCATCCTGTTGTAGAAAATTTAAAATCAGAAGGGTTAATGTTTGAAGATTTTGATGAAGTCTATGAAGCGAATGAACAATTTGAAACGGTTTATGAAAAAATTGTCGGTGATTTATTAAAAGAAGCTACGATAAGTAAAGAAGACATTATTTATGCTGTGCCTGGTCACCCGATGGTTGCTGAAAAATCTGTTCAGCTCTTGTTAGAAAACACAGCTGGAATTGTCGTTGAAATTAAGGGCGGACAAAGCTTTTTAGACGATTTTTTTACTGCTGTAAAAGTTGATCCCGTGGAAGGATTTCAATTGTTAGATGGTCTAGATTTAGATCAAAATGCTGTTCAAATGGGACAACATGTCATTGTAATGCAGATTTTTAATGAATATATTGCAAGCGATGTGAAATTAACACTTCAAGAAATCTACCCAGATGATCATCAAGTTGCGCTAGTTCATAGTGCCGGTAGTGAGGCTGAGCAAATTGACTGGTTGCCTTTATATGAAATGGACCGTATGGAAGGGGTTCATAATTTGACCTCGCTTTATGTGCCGCCACTGGCTTTGGACGATCGGGCAAAGTCTTTTCAAACAGTGCAAACTTATATGGATGAGATTGGTGGAGAGAATGGGGATATTTGGTTGTTAGAGCAAACCCATGAAACGTTGATTCCTTATTTAAAAGAAGAAACAGCTGAGTTGATTTCAGCTATTGAAAATGAAGATATTGACAATATAATTGAAGAATTAGGCGATGTTCTGATGCAAGTTATGTATCAAACGAATTATGGTGAGCGAACAGGCTACTTTAATTTAGAAGATGTTCTTGAAACTCTAAATCATAAATTACGTCGCCGCCATCCGCATGTTTTCGATGGAGTTAAAGTAGAAACAGTAGAAGAATTAGATGCCTTATGGCAAAAAATAAAAGCAGAAGAAAAGAGGAATTTAACATGA
- a CDS encoding putative polysaccharide biosynthesis protein, which translates to MGNKQMKQMMKGAVVLSVASLIAKVLSAVYRVPFQNMVGNTGFYVYQQVYPIYGIGMTFALSGFPIFLSKLIAETKHNGERKIILKRASLILTLFAIVLFLGIYTFSDVIANGMGDSQLAPIVKAVSWMFLLMPGLVVWRGYFQGTENMIPTAISQVVEQIVRVAVILIAAALFLKSDWSEYRMGTYAMSSAWIAGIAALFVMMYYYYLKGGNQALKEVPSLNYGEVTNAPSYSKLFLRFLTEGSAICILSALLILLQLIDSFTLFNGLMDSGVLADEAKNLKGIYDRGQPLVQLGMVVGTGFASSLIPMLTKHFVHRQEGEFYRTAVSLLRITTAFAMVATAGMLTLMPFINDLLFGDRDGNAVLSVYILAIIVASLIGAYNTILQSRNQHRMAMLALVFGLLLKWGFNQFLIGPFGTMGASIATVFSLGGILLVLWLAMPTRLKGSLLKGSFLLKLVICCWIMTFVITIVFLFLGQWAFIATRSGSLVAIIIGISIGVPLFVWLIFKFKLFTIREWLYMPFGKRIVRIRNRK; encoded by the coding sequence ATGGGAAATAAACAAATGAAGCAAATGATGAAAGGGGCAGTTGTTCTATCTGTTGCCTCTTTGATTGCCAAAGTTCTCAGTGCTGTTTACCGGGTTCCATTCCAAAATATGGTTGGAAATACTGGATTTTATGTTTATCAGCAAGTGTACCCTATTTATGGAATTGGAATGACCTTTGCCTTGTCTGGTTTTCCAATTTTTCTATCTAAATTAATAGCCGAAACAAAACACAATGGAGAACGAAAAATTATTCTCAAACGTGCGTCGCTAATCCTAACTCTTTTCGCCATTGTATTATTTTTGGGAATCTATACCTTTTCAGATGTGATTGCCAATGGTATGGGAGACAGCCAGTTAGCCCCGATTGTTAAAGCCGTATCATGGATGTTTCTCCTTATGCCGGGATTAGTAGTCTGGCGTGGTTATTTTCAAGGAACTGAAAATATGATTCCCACAGCTATTTCACAAGTAGTGGAACAAATTGTTCGGGTTGCGGTTATCCTTATTGCAGCAGCTTTATTTTTAAAATCAGATTGGTCTGAGTATCGTATGGGGACCTATGCCATGAGTAGCGCTTGGATTGCCGGAATTGCAGCCCTATTTGTGATGATGTATTACTACTATTTAAAAGGCGGGAATCAAGCGTTGAAAGAAGTTCCTTCTTTGAATTATGGAGAGGTCACTAATGCGCCTAGCTACTCTAAGTTGTTTCTTCGTTTTCTAACCGAAGGCTCGGCTATTTGTATTTTAAGTGCCTTACTTATTTTGTTACAATTAATTGACTCCTTTACCTTATTTAATGGGCTAATGGATTCAGGTGTACTTGCAGATGAAGCAAAAAATTTAAAGGGAATTTATGATCGTGGTCAACCATTAGTTCAGCTAGGAATGGTTGTTGGGACAGGGTTTGCGTCAAGCCTAATCCCAATGTTAACCAAACATTTTGTGCACCGCCAAGAAGGTGAGTTTTATCGGACTGCGGTTTCCTTATTGCGTATTACAACAGCATTTGCAATGGTAGCTACAGCTGGAATGCTAACACTTATGCCTTTTATCAATGATTTACTCTTTGGTGATCGAGATGGGAATGCTGTGTTAAGCGTCTATATTTTAGCAATTATTGTTGCTTCCTTAATTGGTGCATATAACACAATCTTGCAAAGCCGTAATCAACATCGAATGGCTATGCTAGCTTTAGTTTTTGGACTTCTTTTAAAATGGGGCTTTAATCAATTCCTAATTGGACCTTTTGGAACTATGGGTGCAAGTATTGCTACAGTCTTTAGTTTAGGTGGAATTTTATTGGTACTTTGGCTCGCTATGCCAACCCGTTTAAAAGGAAGTTTGCTAAAAGGTAGCTTTCTATTAAAATTAGTTATTTGTTGTTGGATTATGACATTTGTCATTACAATAGTCTTCTTATTTTTAGGCCAATGGGCATTTATTGCGACCAGATCAGGTTCCTTAGTAGCAATTATCATTGGTATAAGTATTGGTGTTCCACTGTTTGTGTGGTTGATTTTTAAATTCAAGTTATTTACTATAAGAGAATGGCTTTATATGCCTTTCGGAAAAAGAATAGTACGAATTAGGAATAGAAAGTAG